Proteins from a genomic interval of Desulfovibrio piger:
- a CDS encoding phosphate ABC transporter substrate-binding protein, whose product MKTCRFLLPALMAGLIFAMTSHAAPLDSFKGLSGTLDIAGGTAHIPVMKGAAKNIMTANPDIRITVAGGGSGVGVQQVGEGLVQIGNTGRALKEKEIAKYGLQSFPFAIDGVALVVNPANKVRAITAQQAQDIFAGKITNWKALGGADAPITVYTREDGSGTREVFVEKALKKGPIVASANVVNSNGAMKTAIGQDKLGIGYVGIGHVDKSVAALTFDKMVPSQENAASGAYTLTRLLYMNTKGAPSGLTKAFIDYIYSPEGSAIIEKSGYIPTGRK is encoded by the coding sequence ATGAAAACCTGCCGTTTCCTGCTGCCCGCCCTGATGGCGGGCCTGATCTTTGCCATGACGTCCCACGCCGCTCCGCTGGACAGCTTCAAGGGCCTTTCCGGCACGCTTGATATCGCCGGCGGCACGGCCCACATCCCGGTCATGAAAGGCGCCGCCAAAAACATCATGACCGCCAATCCCGACATCCGCATCACCGTGGCCGGCGGCGGCTCCGGCGTGGGGGTGCAGCAGGTGGGCGAAGGCCTGGTGCAGATCGGCAATACCGGCCGCGCCCTCAAGGAAAAGGAGATCGCCAAGTACGGTCTGCAGAGCTTCCCCTTTGCCATCGACGGTGTGGCCCTGGTGGTCAACCCCGCCAACAAGGTGCGGGCCATCACGGCCCAGCAGGCCCAGGACATCTTTGCCGGCAAGATCACCAACTGGAAGGCCCTGGGCGGCGCTGACGCCCCCATCACGGTCTACACCCGCGAAGACGGCAGCGGCACCCGTGAAGTCTTTGTGGAAAAGGCCCTGAAAAAAGGCCCCATCGTGGCTTCCGCCAATGTGGTGAACTCCAACGGCGCCATGAAGACGGCCATCGGCCAGGACAAGCTGGGCATCGGTTATGTGGGCATCGGCCATGTGGACAAGAGCGTGGCTGCCCTGACCTTCGACAAGATGGTCCCCTCGCAGGAAAACGCCGCCTCCGGCGCCTACACCCTGACCCGCCTGCTGTACATGAACACCAAGGGTGCGCCCTCCGGCCTGACCAAGGCCTTCATCGACTATATCTACTCGCCTGAAGGCAGCGCCATCATCGAAAAGAGCGGCTACATCCCCACCGGCCGCAAGTAA
- a CDS encoding DksA/TraR family C4-type zinc finger protein gives MAVGWAGDNAVQDQIQDSIADEVRRARACLPRGESRAFCEECGEPIPEARRRALPGVRLCLECQQEADKEQHAVHLYNRKGSKDSQLR, from the coding sequence ATGGCGGTAGGCTGGGCGGGCGACAATGCCGTGCAGGATCAGATCCAGGATTCCATTGCTGACGAGGTGCGGCGGGCCAGAGCCTGTCTGCCCCGGGGCGAGAGCCGTGCTTTTTGTGAGGAATGCGGCGAACCCATCCCCGAAGCCCGGCGGCGGGCCCTGCCCGGTGTGCGGCTGTGCCTGGAATGCCAGCAGGAAGCCGACAAAGAGCAGCACGCCGTGCATCTGTACAACCGCAAAGGCAGCAAGGACAGCCAGCTGCGCTGA
- a CDS encoding DMT family transporter, with protein sequence MSGLLARLRARIPLEEGSLVLITMIWGATFIIIRSALEATGPFFFVGVRFAFAALALILFSLPLLKDFTWREVWAGMSIGLCIFGGYALQTCGLQTITASKSAFITAFYVPLVPLLQWLVMKRPPHLMAWVGIALAFPGVLLLSGPDDSSAGFGWGEMLTAISALAIAMEIILIGLVARSVNARRVTIVQVLMASLLSFATMPLVGESVPPPSWLVLGSAFALGVSTAGIQYAINWAQKKVSPTRATLIYSCEPVWAGIFGRMAGERLPGLALLGGAMILAGVLVSELKPGGRKKGKDAARS encoded by the coding sequence ATGTCGGGCTTGTTGGCGCGTCTGCGGGCGCGCATCCCCCTGGAGGAAGGTTCCCTGGTCCTGATCACCATGATCTGGGGCGCCACCTTCATCATCATCCGCAGTGCCCTGGAAGCCACGGGGCCCTTCTTTTTCGTGGGCGTGCGTTTCGCTTTTGCCGCCCTGGCCCTGATCCTGTTCTCCCTGCCGCTGCTCAAGGACTTCACCTGGCGGGAAGTCTGGGCTGGCATGAGCATAGGCCTGTGCATCTTTGGCGGTTATGCCCTGCAGACCTGTGGCCTTCAGACCATCACGGCCAGCAAGTCGGCCTTCATCACGGCCTTCTATGTGCCGCTGGTGCCCCTGCTGCAATGGCTGGTCATGAAGCGCCCGCCGCATTTGATGGCCTGGGTGGGCATCGCGCTGGCCTTTCCCGGCGTCCTGCTGCTGTCCGGGCCCGATGACAGCAGCGCGGGCTTTGGCTGGGGCGAGATGCTGACGGCCATCAGCGCGCTGGCCATCGCCATGGAGATCATACTCATCGGTCTGGTGGCCCGCAGCGTCAATGCCCGGCGCGTCACCATCGTGCAGGTGCTCATGGCCTCTTTGCTCAGTTTTGCCACCATGCCCCTGGTGGGCGAAAGCGTGCCGCCGCCTTCCTGGCTGGTGCTGGGCAGCGCCTTTGCCCTGGGCGTTTCCACGGCGGGCATCCAGTACGCCATCAACTGGGCGCAGAAAAAGGTCTCGCCCACCCGTGCCACGCTCATCTATTCCTGTGAACCGGTCTGGGCGGGCATCTTCGGCCGCATGGCCGGGGAACGCCTGCCGGGGCTGGCGCTGCTGGGCGGGGCCATGATCCTGGCAGGGGTGCTGGTCAGCGAGCTGAAGCCGGGCGGCCGGAAAAAGGGGAAGGACGCGGCCCGGTCCTAG